The Ketobacter alkanivorans genome includes the window ATTGATGTACACAGTCAGAAATAGAGATCACCCGTTCAGCCTTGCCCATTATTGCGCTATAGGGTGTTACCGAATACATACCATGAAACGTGCTCACCAGGCCTGGGCGAGTGCTTGGCGGCATCTTGCGCCAGGCTAGCCAGACGATCCAGGCAGGGATGCGTGATCGCACGTGAACAATATCCGGCTTGAGCTCCGTAAGCAGCTTCCGCATTGGCCTGACTTGCAGCAGAGAGCTGAGGGACTTCTTATGTACCGGCATTTCTATGTGCTCGGTGCCCTCAGCCACTAGCTGATCGACCATGCGCCCACCGCTGGAGACTACAATTGAGTGATGCCCTTGCGCTGCAATCTCTCTGGCAAACTCCACGGTGCCGCGTTCCACCCCGCCCGAATTTAAGGCAGGGAGAACCTGGACAATCTTCATTGGTTTGTCAGCTTGGTTCACTTGATTGGAGCCAGAGAATCCCCGCGACCCACAGCGTAATAAAGGAAGCCTGCGGCCTTGGCGTCCTCTGGATTGTATAGATTTCGACCATCAACCACCACGCTGAACTTGAGCTGCTGCTTGAGCCAGTCAAAGTCCAGTGTGCGGAATGCTTTCCACTCGGTGCAGATCACCAGTGCGTCGGCTCCGGCAACAGCCTCATTGCGATGCTCGCAGAAAGCCAAGTCATCGCGGTCACCGTAAATGCGGTGGGTTTCTTCCATCGCTTCAGGGTCATAGGCCCTCACCTTGGCACCAGCAGCCCAAAGGGATTCCATTAGATTACGGCTGGGTGCTTCGCGCATGTCATCGGTGTTGGGTTTGAAGGATAAACCCCACACCGCGATGGTTTTACCCTTCAAATCGCCGTCGAATGCCTTGTTTACCTTGTCGAATAGCACGGACTTTTGACGTTCATTGACGTTTTCAACAGCTAACAACAATTCAGGGTTGTATCCAATATCCTGTGCCGTTCTGGCAAGTGCTTTGACGTCTTTCGGGAAGCAAGAGCCGCCATAGCCACAGCCAGGATAGATGAAGTGGTAACCGATGCGCGGATCGGAACCGATACCTTCACGTACATGCTCGATGTCGACGCTCAGTCGCTCCGCCATTTGCGACATTTCGTTCATAAAGCTGATTTTGGTGGCCAACATGGCGTTAGCGGCGTATTTGGTGAATTCTGCCGCACGCACATCCATAAACATGAGCTTGTTGTGGTTGCGCATATAGGGGGCATAGCATTCTTGCATGACCTCTTGAACCCGCTCTGAGTCCGTACCCACTATGATACGAGCGCCTTTAGTGAAATCCTCAAGCGCGCTTCCTTCCTTGAGGAATTCAGGGTTAGAGCATACGTCGAAGTCGATGGCCTCACCTCGATTGGCCAGCTCGCCGGCGATCGCTGCCTGAACCTTTTCCGCGGTACCCACAGGAACGGTGGACTTATCCACAACGACTTTATAGTCAGTCATGTGCTGGCCAATGGTTTTGGCAACAGCCACCACGTACTGCAGATCTGCAGCGCCGTCTTCGTCGGGCGGAGTGCCCACAGCGATGAATTGTACCGTGCCATGAGCAACACCTTCGGCAGCAGATGTGGTGAAATTCAAAGTGCCTTCCGACACGCAGCGCTTCACTACGTCCTCTATGCCGGGCTCAAATATTGGGATAAGCCCTTGTTTTAACTTGTCTATTTTAGCTTGGTCTATGTCTACACAGACCACGTTATGACCCACATCAGCCAGGCAGGCGCCAGTGACAAGACCTACGTAGCCGGTTCCGAATACGGTGATTTTCATAACTAGTGCTATCCTGCATTGCTATTTGTGAAGTGTGTGAATGTTCAAGGCTTTACGACAATCAAAGGGCGAAGGATAAACGTCTTGTGGGCAAAATTCTACGTGCATTTCTTACATGCAGGGGCTGTTTGTTAGGAATCATCGTGCAGATTATTTATAACATTAGCCGCAAGTGAATAGCGCTCAATACGTTATAATGCGCGGACATGTGTATTCGAGGCTAGTGAATGACAGAGCAAGCGAGATTGTCCCGTACGAGTCTGCAGACCTATTGGCGGCTATTAGGGTACTTGAGTGGTTTGAGAGGGTATTTTGCCTTAAGCGTATTCGGATTTTTGGTATTTAGTGTTTCTCAGCCAATGCTGGCCAAGCTAATGGAGCTGGTAATTAATGCAATCGAGCACAAAGATGCAGATGCTCGATGGGTGTTACCATTTGTTGCTGTTGGCATATTTGCTGTGCGTGGGTTCGGCATGTTTATGGGCAACTATTTTAATGAGTATGTTGGGGCAAGTGTCATTCGACGCATAAAATATGAACTTTTCCAGCATTTAATCGTTCTGCCAGCAAGGTACTATGATCAGGCATCTCAGGGACAGTTGCTGCATAGGCTTAATAGTGGTGTTCATCAAATACAGACTGCAGTGACGAATGCTTTGAAGGTGCTTGTTAGGGAAGGCTTCACGATAATAGCTCTATTATCGTGGGCATTTTACCTTAACTGGAGGCTCTCCTTGACGTTTCTTGCATTGACACCGCTGCTTGTGCTTTTGGTTTCTTACTCGACAAAACGCCTAAAAAAAGTAGCAAAAAAGAGTGAGGGTGCACTAGGCGATGCAATGCAGGTTTCTAAAGAGTTAATAAGTAATTACGGTGTAGTTAGAGGTTTTGGTGCGGAAAAATATGAAAGCCAACGATATGGCAAGGCCTTGGATAGAGCATTTAAAACACAATTAAAAATCCGAAAAATATCATCAATATTTACTCCGTTATCGCAATTAATAGTTGCATCTGCAGTGGCTATAATCATTTT containing:
- a CDS encoding UDP-glucose dehydrogenase family protein, whose amino-acid sequence is MKITVFGTGYVGLVTGACLADVGHNVVCVDIDQAKIDKLKQGLIPIFEPGIEDVVKRCVSEGTLNFTTSAAEGVAHGTVQFIAVGTPPDEDGAADLQYVVAVAKTIGQHMTDYKVVVDKSTVPVGTAEKVQAAIAGELANRGEAIDFDVCSNPEFLKEGSALEDFTKGARIIVGTDSERVQEVMQECYAPYMRNHNKLMFMDVRAAEFTKYAANAMLATKISFMNEMSQMAERLSVDIEHVREGIGSDPRIGYHFIYPGCGYGGSCFPKDVKALARTAQDIGYNPELLLAVENVNERQKSVLFDKVNKAFDGDLKGKTIAVWGLSFKPNTDDMREAPSRNLMESLWAAGAKVRAYDPEAMEETHRIYGDRDDLAFCEHRNEAVAGADALVICTEWKAFRTLDFDWLKQQLKFSVVVDGRNLYNPEDAKAAGFLYYAVGRGDSLAPIK